One stretch of Rathayibacter festucae DSM 15932 DNA includes these proteins:
- a CDS encoding DUF3710 domain-containing protein encodes MSDIQPAGTEDAAVETAAQDFEKSAPADRAEAGPLDEREANPVRPYIDLGGVKVLPREGMHIRLEVEEATKRVIAVGLDYAGSTLQVQPFAAPRSSGLWHEIRGQIAEQIGRQGGSTEEREGVFGPEIVAQLPLAGGGVRVARFVGVDGPRWFLRGVIAGAGATDEQAAAAVEDLFRSVVVVRGSGPMPPRDLIPLKMPDSGQTQQSAS; translated from the coding sequence ATGAGCGACATCCAGCCCGCCGGCACCGAGGACGCGGCCGTCGAGACCGCCGCGCAGGACTTCGAGAAGTCCGCGCCCGCCGACCGTGCCGAGGCCGGCCCGCTCGACGAGCGCGAGGCCAACCCGGTCCGCCCCTACATCGACCTCGGCGGGGTGAAGGTGCTGCCCCGCGAGGGCATGCACATCCGCCTCGAGGTCGAGGAGGCGACCAAGCGCGTCATCGCCGTCGGCCTCGACTACGCCGGGTCCACCCTCCAGGTGCAGCCGTTCGCGGCGCCGCGATCCTCGGGTCTCTGGCACGAGATCCGCGGGCAGATCGCGGAGCAGATCGGCCGCCAGGGCGGCAGCACCGAGGAGCGCGAGGGCGTCTTCGGCCCGGAGATCGTCGCGCAGCTCCCGCTGGCCGGCGGCGGCGTGCGCGTCGCGCGCTTCGTCGGCGTCGACGGTCCGCGCTGGTTCCTCCGCGGCGTGATCGCCGGCGCGGGGGCCACCGACGAGCAGGCCGCGGCCGCCGTCGAGGACCTCTTCCGCAGTGTCGTCGTGGTGCGCGGCTCCGGCCCGATGCCCCCGCGCGACCTCATCCCGCTCAAGATGCCGGACAGCGGCCAGACCCAGCAGAGCGCGAGCTGA
- a CDS encoding DUF3159 domain-containing protein, whose protein sequence is MGAEGDPQPERADQPERPERAVQPEVGDAIAKAARRSGLGVVADGEPFDGRALLGSMGGVRGILEAVVPGVAFVLLFTITGELVLSLVASVGMAVLFTVARILGRTPVIQAVGGLLGVVISAALALITGRAVDNFVPGLITNLVYGLVFLVSVLARWPLIGVAAGYLMGDGTAWRDDRRKRRLFSLLTLAWAALFFVRLAVQYPLFLAGDATALGTWKLVLGLPLYAPLLVLTVLAVRAEYRGAAERDEAAPPTERA, encoded by the coding sequence ATGGGCGCCGAGGGCGACCCGCAGCCCGAGCGCGCCGATCAGCCCGAGCGGCCCGAGCGTGCTGTCCAGCCGGAGGTCGGCGACGCGATCGCCAAGGCCGCCCGCCGCTCCGGACTCGGCGTCGTCGCCGACGGCGAGCCGTTCGACGGCCGCGCACTGCTCGGCTCGATGGGCGGCGTCCGCGGCATCCTCGAGGCCGTCGTGCCCGGGGTCGCCTTCGTCCTCCTCTTCACGATCACGGGAGAGCTCGTGCTCTCGCTGGTCGCCTCGGTCGGGATGGCCGTGCTGTTCACCGTCGCGCGGATCCTCGGGCGCACCCCGGTCATCCAGGCGGTCGGCGGTCTGCTCGGCGTCGTGATCTCGGCCGCCCTCGCGCTGATCACCGGCCGCGCCGTCGACAACTTCGTGCCCGGCCTGATCACCAACCTCGTCTACGGCCTCGTCTTCCTGGTGTCGGTGCTCGCGCGCTGGCCCCTGATCGGCGTCGCGGCCGGCTACCTGATGGGCGACGGCACGGCCTGGCGGGACGACCGCCGGAAGCGCCGGCTGTTCTCGCTGCTGACGCTCGCCTGGGCGGCGCTGTTCTTCGTCCGGCTCGCGGTGCAGTACCCGCTCTTCCTCGCCGGCGACGCCACGGCCCTGGGCACCTGGAAGCTCGTGCTCGGCCTGCCCCTCTACGCACCGCTGCTGGTGCTCACCGTCCTGGCCGTGCGCGCGGAGTACCGCGGCGCGGCGGAGCGGGACGAGGCGGCTCCGCCCACGGAACGCGCGTAG
- the acnA gene encoding aconitate hydratase AcnA: MSAVDSFGSKDNLKVGSTDYEVFRIDRVPGHEKLPFSLKVLLENLLRTEDGANITADHIRALGEWVPESEPDTEIQFTPARVVMQDFTGVPCIVDLATMREAVAALGGDANRINPLAPAEMVIDHSVIADLFGTPDALERNVELEYERNGERYQFLRWGQTAFDDFKVVPPGTGIVHQVNIEYLARVTMTREVGGVLRAYPDTCVGTDSHTTMVNGLGVLGWGVGGIEAEAAMLGQPVSMLIPKVVGFKLAGAIPAGVTATDVVLTITEMLRKHGVVGKFVEFYGAGVAQVPLANRATIGNMSPEFGSTAAMFPIDDVTLDYLRLTGRSDEQIALVEQYSKVQKLWHDPAVEPVFSEYLELDLSTVVPSIAGPKRPQDRIELTSAKTQFESDLNNYTDVTHDIVDLTLAESFPASDPGELQPQDEYSSHSHTHRSHAPTTASKPTTVELGEGHESFTIDHGAVAIAAITSCTNTSNPSVMLAAGLLARNAAQKGLKAKPWVKTTLAPGSKVVTDYYEKAGLTESLEALGFFTVGYGCTTCIGNSGPLLEEISTAVQENDLAVTAVLSGNRNFEGRINPDVKMNYLASPPLVIAYALAGSMNFDFEVDALGTDTDGNDVFLKDIWPDAAEVQATIDSSIDKSMFDTQYAGVFDGDERWRSLQTPEGSIFEWDEDSTYVRKPPYFDGMTMETTPVTDIADARVLAKLGDSVTTDHISPAGSIKADSPAGQYLAEHSVDRKDYNSYGSRRGNHEVMIRGTFANIRLRNQLLDNVEGGYTRDFTQEGGPQSFIYDASQNYQAQGTPLVILGGKEYGSGSSRDWAAKGTSLLGVKAVIVESFERIHRSNLIGMGVVPLQFPQGETWASLGLDGTESISISGIEALNEGVTPKTVHVVASPTSDSPEGKQPIEFDAVVRIDTPGEADYYRNGGILQYVLRSLV, from the coding sequence GTGTCCGCGGTAGACAGCTTTGGATCGAAAGACAACCTGAAGGTCGGCTCGACCGACTACGAGGTGTTCCGCATCGACCGGGTCCCCGGTCACGAGAAGCTCCCGTTCAGCCTGAAGGTGCTGCTCGAGAACCTGCTCCGCACGGAGGACGGCGCCAACATCACGGCCGATCACATCCGCGCCCTGGGCGAGTGGGTCCCGGAGTCGGAGCCCGACACCGAGATCCAGTTCACGCCCGCGCGCGTCGTGATGCAGGACTTCACCGGCGTGCCCTGCATCGTCGACCTCGCCACCATGCGCGAGGCCGTCGCGGCCCTCGGTGGCGACGCGAACAGGATCAACCCGCTCGCGCCCGCCGAGATGGTCATCGACCACTCGGTCATCGCGGACCTCTTCGGCACCCCCGACGCCCTCGAGCGCAACGTCGAGCTCGAGTACGAGCGGAACGGCGAGCGCTACCAGTTCCTCCGCTGGGGCCAGACCGCGTTCGACGACTTCAAGGTCGTCCCGCCCGGAACCGGCATCGTCCACCAGGTCAACATCGAGTACCTGGCCCGCGTCACGATGACCCGCGAGGTCGGCGGCGTCCTCCGCGCCTACCCCGACACCTGCGTCGGCACCGACTCGCACACCACCATGGTGAACGGGCTCGGCGTGCTCGGCTGGGGCGTCGGCGGCATCGAGGCCGAGGCGGCCATGCTCGGCCAGCCCGTGTCGATGCTCATCCCCAAGGTCGTCGGCTTCAAGCTCGCCGGAGCGATCCCGGCCGGCGTGACCGCGACTGACGTCGTCCTGACGATCACCGAGATGCTGCGCAAGCACGGCGTCGTCGGCAAGTTCGTCGAGTTCTACGGCGCCGGCGTCGCCCAGGTGCCGCTCGCCAACCGTGCGACCATCGGCAACATGAGCCCCGAGTTCGGCTCCACCGCCGCGATGTTCCCCATCGACGACGTGACCCTCGACTACCTGCGCCTCACCGGCCGCAGCGACGAGCAGATCGCCCTGGTCGAGCAGTACTCCAAGGTGCAGAAGCTCTGGCACGACCCCGCGGTCGAGCCGGTCTTCAGCGAGTACCTCGAGCTGGACCTCAGCACGGTCGTCCCCTCGATCGCCGGGCCGAAGCGCCCGCAGGACCGGATCGAGCTCACCTCGGCGAAGACGCAGTTCGAGTCGGACCTCAACAACTACACCGACGTCACCCACGACATCGTCGACCTCACCCTCGCCGAGTCGTTCCCCGCGTCGGACCCGGGCGAGCTCCAGCCGCAGGACGAGTACAGCTCGCACTCGCACACCCACCGCTCGCACGCGCCGACCACGGCGTCCAAGCCGACCACCGTCGAGCTGGGCGAGGGCCACGAGAGCTTCACCATCGACCACGGCGCCGTCGCGATCGCGGCGATCACCTCGTGCACCAACACGTCGAACCCCTCGGTGATGCTCGCGGCCGGCCTGCTGGCCCGCAACGCCGCGCAGAAGGGCCTCAAGGCCAAGCCGTGGGTCAAGACCACGCTGGCGCCGGGCTCGAAGGTCGTCACCGACTACTACGAGAAGGCCGGGCTCACCGAGTCGCTCGAGGCCCTCGGCTTCTTCACGGTCGGCTACGGCTGCACCACCTGCATCGGCAACTCCGGCCCGCTGCTCGAGGAGATCTCGACCGCCGTGCAGGAGAACGACCTCGCCGTCACGGCCGTCCTCTCGGGCAACCGCAACTTCGAGGGCCGCATCAACCCCGACGTGAAGATGAACTACCTGGCGAGCCCGCCGCTCGTCATCGCCTACGCGCTCGCCGGCTCGATGAACTTCGACTTCGAGGTCGACGCCCTGGGCACCGACACCGACGGCAACGACGTCTTCCTCAAGGACATCTGGCCCGACGCGGCCGAGGTCCAGGCGACGATCGACTCCTCGATCGACAAGTCGATGTTCGACACGCAGTACGCCGGCGTGTTCGACGGCGACGAGCGCTGGCGCTCGCTGCAGACCCCCGAGGGCTCGATCTTCGAGTGGGACGAGGACTCCACCTACGTGCGGAAGCCCCCGTACTTCGACGGCATGACGATGGAGACGACCCCGGTCACCGACATCGCCGACGCCCGCGTGCTCGCCAAGCTGGGCGACTCGGTCACCACCGACCACATCAGCCCCGCCGGCTCGATCAAGGCCGACAGCCCGGCCGGTCAGTACCTCGCCGAGCACAGCGTGGACCGCAAGGACTACAACTCCTACGGCTCGCGCCGCGGCAACCACGAGGTGATGATCCGCGGCACGTTCGCGAACATCCGCCTGCGCAACCAGCTCCTGGACAACGTGGAGGGCGGCTACACCCGGGACTTCACGCAGGAGGGCGGCCCGCAGTCGTTCATCTACGACGCGTCGCAGAACTACCAGGCGCAGGGCACCCCGCTGGTGATCCTCGGCGGCAAGGAGTACGGCTCCGGCTCGTCGCGCGACTGGGCGGCGAAGGGCACCAGCCTCCTGGGCGTCAAGGCGGTCATCGTCGAGAGCTTCGAGCGGATCCACCGCTCGAACCTGATCGGCATGGGCGTCGTCCCGCTGCAGTTCCCGCAGGGCGAGACCTGGGCCTCGCTCGGGCTCGACGGCACGGAGTCGATCAGCATCTCGGGCATCGAGGCGCTGAACGAGGGCGTGACCCCGAAGACGGTCCACGTCGTCGCCTCGCCGACGTCCGACTCGCCCGAGGGCAAGCAGCCGATCGAGTTCGACGCGGTCGTCCGCATCGACACCCCCGGGGAGGCGGACTACTACCGCAACGGCGGGATCCTGCAGTACGTGCTGCGCTCCCTGGTCTGA
- the dxs gene encoding 1-deoxy-D-xylulose-5-phosphate synthase has translation MAVLETISGPRDLDRLTRTELETLALEIRDFLVREVSKTGGHLGPNLGVVETTIAIHRVFDSPHDAIIFDTGHQSYVHKLLTGRQDFSGLRQRGGLAGYPQRSESPHDIVESSHASSSLSWADGISRAFTMTGQTDRHVVAVVGDGALTGGMTWEALNNISDDNSRGLVIVVNDNGRSYAPTIGGMARFLNGVRTRRTYRTLHRGSRAVSERLGGPAAAVYRGVRGGLHGFLSRFINNEALYSNLDIKYLGPIDGHDLTAMEEALQQAKDYGTPVIVHAITQKGKGFEPAVQDLADQFHAVGQIDPETGEPLSASGARSWTSVFAEEIVTLADEDPTIVGITAAMLRPVGLDRLAEKYPDRVFDVGIAEQHAVTSAAGLAFGGLHPVVALYATFVNRAFDQVLMDVALHRAGVTFVLDRAGVTGPDGPSHHGMWDLAILQVVPNIRLAAPRDSVRLREELREAVGVKDAPTVVRFSKGNVGDEIDALERLDDGVDVLLRSERQDVLIVTVGPMAAMGLDVAQRLAAQGIGATVVDPRWVVPVPRSVIDLAAEHRLVISIEDGVRVGGIGTRIRQDLREAGVDTAVTELGLPDQFLDHAKREEILEDVGLTPQHIARDVVAQVLGSKIPVARPLPEEVAAHDDARKD, from the coding sequence ATGGCTGTTCTCGAGACCATCTCCGGACCGCGCGACCTCGACCGCCTGACCCGGACCGAGCTCGAGACGCTGGCGCTGGAGATCCGCGACTTCCTCGTGCGCGAGGTGTCCAAGACCGGCGGCCACCTCGGCCCGAACCTCGGCGTCGTCGAGACGACCATCGCGATCCACCGGGTCTTCGACTCGCCGCACGACGCGATCATCTTCGACACGGGGCACCAGTCCTACGTGCACAAGCTGCTGACCGGCCGCCAGGACTTCTCCGGCCTCCGTCAGCGCGGCGGACTCGCCGGCTACCCGCAGCGCTCCGAGTCGCCGCACGACATCGTCGAGAGCTCGCACGCCTCCAGCTCGCTGTCCTGGGCGGACGGCATCTCGCGGGCCTTCACGATGACCGGGCAGACGGACCGCCACGTGGTCGCGGTCGTCGGCGACGGCGCGCTCACCGGCGGGATGACCTGGGAGGCGCTGAACAACATCAGCGACGACAACTCCCGCGGTCTCGTCATCGTCGTCAACGACAACGGCCGCTCCTACGCCCCGACCATCGGCGGCATGGCGCGCTTCCTCAACGGCGTCCGCACCCGGCGCACCTACCGCACGCTGCACCGCGGCTCCCGCGCCGTCTCCGAGCGCCTGGGCGGCCCCGCGGCCGCGGTCTACCGCGGTGTGCGCGGCGGCCTGCACGGCTTCCTCAGCCGCTTCATCAACAACGAGGCGCTGTACTCCAACCTCGACATCAAGTACCTCGGCCCGATCGACGGACACGACCTCACCGCGATGGAGGAGGCGCTCCAGCAGGCCAAGGACTACGGCACGCCGGTGATCGTGCACGCGATCACGCAGAAGGGCAAGGGCTTCGAGCCCGCCGTCCAGGACCTCGCCGACCAGTTCCACGCGGTCGGCCAGATCGATCCGGAGACCGGCGAGCCGCTGAGCGCGAGCGGCGCCCGCTCCTGGACCTCGGTCTTCGCGGAGGAGATCGTCACCCTCGCGGACGAGGACCCGACGATCGTCGGCATCACCGCCGCGATGCTCCGCCCGGTCGGCCTCGACCGCCTCGCCGAGAAGTACCCGGACCGCGTGTTCGACGTCGGCATCGCCGAGCAGCACGCCGTGACCTCCGCCGCCGGCCTCGCCTTCGGTGGTCTGCACCCGGTCGTCGCGCTCTACGCGACCTTCGTCAACCGCGCCTTCGACCAGGTCCTGATGGACGTGGCGCTGCACCGCGCCGGCGTCACCTTCGTGCTCGACCGCGCCGGGGTCACCGGCCCCGACGGCCCGAGCCACCACGGCATGTGGGACCTCGCGATCCTCCAGGTCGTCCCGAACATCCGCCTCGCCGCGCCCCGTGACTCCGTCCGGCTGCGCGAGGAGCTGCGCGAGGCCGTCGGCGTGAAGGACGCTCCCACGGTCGTGCGCTTCTCCAAGGGCAACGTCGGCGACGAGATCGACGCGCTCGAGCGCCTCGACGACGGTGTGGACGTGCTGCTGCGCTCGGAGCGGCAGGACGTGCTGATCGTCACCGTCGGCCCGATGGCGGCGATGGGCCTCGACGTCGCGCAGCGGCTCGCCGCGCAGGGCATCGGCGCCACCGTCGTCGACCCGCGCTGGGTCGTGCCGGTGCCGCGCAGCGTCATCGACCTCGCGGCCGAGCACCGCCTCGTGATCTCGATCGAGGACGGCGTGCGCGTCGGCGGCATCGGCACCCGGATCCGCCAGGACCTCCGCGAGGCCGGCGTCGACACGGCCGTCACCGAGCTGGGGCTGCCGGACCAGTTCCTCGACCACGCCAAGCGCGAGGAGATCCTCGAGGACGTCGGACTGACTCCGCAGCACATCGCCCGCGACGTCGTCGCCCAGGTGCTCGGAAGCAAGATCCCGGTCGCGCGCCCGCTGCCCGAAGAGGTCGCGGCGCACGACGACGCGCGCAAGGACTGA